Genomic segment of Candidatus Omnitrophota bacterium:
GCCCCGAGACCTGGGAAATGTACATCAACAAAACCCGTTTGGGTTTGCGTTCCATCACTCGATGGCCCCCAGAGCGGCCCCGACGCTGCCGTCCTTGCCTTCGGGCACAAAAACGGCCTTTAACCGGCCTTTGACCGGGGCTTGGACGTTGAACGAGGCCTTGTCCGTCACCACCTCCACCACGTCCTGGCCCGCCTCGACGC
This window contains:
- a CDS encoding lipoyl domain-containing protein; translated protein: MVEIILPELGEGVTKATVACWHVKPGQSVEAGQDVVEVVTDKASFNVQAPVKGRLKAVFVPEGKDGSVGAALGAIE